TAAACATTCGCATTTGTAATACAATTGTAAATTTATTATTTTACAATTTCCAAAACCCGGCACGAGCGTTTTTTGGGCGGTTTGTCAAAAACCATCAAAAATTGTGTGATGTACCTGATTAAGTAAGTCACTCCAACAGACAATCTTCCAGATCGGTATTTTCAGTGATACCTGTTGAACATCTTATTGTTCACGGTAGTGCTGACACTGTTTCTCGAGATCGTCAAGCATCAATAACAGGCGATCAATATCTTCAACTTCCGTTTTTTCAGGATCAAGTTCATCGAGCATTTCTGACAACTTTTCCATCCGATTATGGAGCTCTTCAAGCTTATTGACTTTCGGCTGATCATTCATATCATTCGCACCTCTTTTCTTCATTTGAACGACGTCTAGTTTAACAGATTTCTGTCGTTTGCAAAATACCTGAATCAATCTGTGCTATAATCCATACGATGCGTTTTTTTCAACGACTTTATCGAATGATGGTGATCTTAAATGACTCATAAAATAAGTAATACATCTGCTCAGGACCCGTGGGAGGCTTATGAAGACATCCGTATTCACGGAAAACCTGTCCTCTCAAATATAGAAATCACGACGACACACCTGTGCAATATGAGATGTGAACACTGCGCTGTCGGCTACGGCCTATTAACAAAGGACCCTGACCCACTGCCTTTAGAACTGATAATCCGCCGTCTCGATGACGTAAAACACCTGAGGGCTTTCAGTATCACCGGTGGAGAACCGATGATGAGTGTGCGGCAGGTAAAAGAATATGTCATTCCATTACTGAAGTATGCCAAGGAGCGGGGCGCAAAGACGCAGATCAACTCTAACCTGACCATGCCATTTGAGCGGTATGAATGGATTCTTCCTTACCTGGATGTCCTCCATATCTCGCACAATTACGGGAGCAAAGATGATTTTGCCGATATCGGCTTTGCTGTCATGGATCGAAAACCCGGCCTCGAACAGCGCTACACAGTTTTTGAAACGATGGTGGCCAATGCAAAAGCCCTTTCATCAAAGGGGCTCATGCTCTCTGCGGAAACAATGATCAACAATAGGACTCTGCCTCATCTCGAAAAGATCCATGATCAAATCATAGCGATGGGCTGCCAAAGACATGAGGTCCATCCAATGTACCCTGCCAGTTTCGCCGAGCATTTGCCTGTAGCTGATCTTAAGGAGATCCGCAAAGGGATACACCGTTTACTCGACTATAGGAACCCGGACACCTGGATGCTTTTCGGTACATTACCTTTTTACCCATGCAGCCAAGACGATGACGATCTCAAACTTTTACAACGGCTGAACGAGACGAAAAACGTCACCGTCCGAAACGATCCGGACGGTCGTTCAAGGCTCAATGTCAATCTTTTTGATGGCAGTATCCTTGTAACGGACTTTGCAGCAGAAGGCAAGGTCGGCAACATCCTGAACACATCTCTCGAAGAAGCTTATGACAAGTGGAAGAAAACGGCCCTGGCCAAGTCTCTGGACTGCCACTGCCCGGCAGTATCTTGCCTCGGACCGAATCTTCTTGTGAAAAATGCTTATTACCCGGATGTTGATTTTCTTCAAAGGAAAAACCGGATCACTTATGACTGATTATTTCTCTTCGAGTACTTTAATGTCTCGCCAGTTTCCGAGTTTATAGTAACCGATCGCAATCAGGCTGCTTAATAAAAGACTTGCGGCCATCCCCATACCGATGCCCACTTCACCATAGAGTGTCGCAAAAAGCCAGGTCAGCGGGAAGCGGAGAATCCAAAAGGAGATCACGTTCAGGACAAAGACCTGAAACATGCCGCCTGCGGCCCGGATGACACCATTCAAGACGAAATTGATACCTAAAAATGGATAGAAAAGGGCCACCGTTCTGACATACCGTTCACCAAAAGCGATGGTGTCCGGATCGTCCACAAACATCCTGATTAAGAAACCAGCGTTTAAAAACACCAGCGTACAGATGGTCACGGATACCACAGCAATCAGGATCAGTCCGCTTCTGGTGATCTCACCGACCCGGTCCCATTTACCGGCACCAATGTTCTGTCCGGCCATGGCATTCAAGGCAGAACCCAGTGTCAGTGCCGGAAGCATCACCAGACTGTCGAGACGCTGGGCAGCGCCAAAGCCTGCCACTGTAGATTCTCCGAAGGACGTGACCACTGTCATGATCGCCAGTACACCTGCGGAAATGACCACCATGGACATTCCTGATGGCAAACCGAGTTTGAATATTTTTTTCATTAGTGCGGTTTCAGGCAATCTGGGCATTGTAAACGGGACGCCTGCGCGCCTGATCGAGAAGATCAGACCGTAGGTGAAGGCTGATCCCTGGCTGACGATCGTGGCAATTCCAGCCCCGGCGATGCCCCAGTCGAATACATAAATGAACAATGGATCAAGCACGGAATTCAATAAGAGCGCCATGGCGACGAAGCGTACCGGGGTTTTACTGTCACCCAAAGACCGGAGCACTGTCGCAATGAAGTTGTAGCCGAATAAAAACAGGACCCCTGCAAAATTAATCCGCAAATACAATGCAGCCATCGGCAGAATCTCTTCCGGCGTCCCCATCCATCCGAGAATGGTTTCGCTGAGAAAAAAACCGATGATCCCTACCAGAAGGGTCAAAAGCCCAAGGGTAACGACAAAAGCATTCAAGGCTTTTGCCAGTCCTTTATCATCTTTGGCGCCTTTATATTGTGATAGAATCGTAAGGGCTGATGTATTTAAACCGATGATAAATGACAGAATCGTAAACACCACAACACCGGAAATTGAAATGGCTCCCAGGGCGCTGGCACCAAGGAGATTCCCGACCCAGAGGGAGTCCACCAGCTGATAGGATGTTTGTAAGACATTCGTCAGAAATATCGGTGACGAAAACAGGATCATTTTTTTCATGATGCTGCCTTCTGTGAAATCATACGATTTCGCCTGCATAGCTGCTTCCTCATTTCACTGTAATCTGCGTTCATTTTACGCTTTTACAGCTGATGCGTCATGTCAAAAGACTTCAACCGTTAACAGTCAGGAGAATGTCCAATGTCCACACTTAGTCATCAAGAGGAAAATTCACCCGTTTACCGGTATTGGGTTCTGGTCGGCATGGTTTCCATTGCCGGCTTCAGCCAGGGGATGCTGTTGCCTGTCCTTTCCGTCATGCTCGAAGGTACAGGCATTTCCTCTTCGGCAAATGGCTTCAATGCCGCTGCTCTCTACATCGGGATCATTTTGATCTCCCCCTTTATCGAAGCGCCGGTGAGAAAACACGGATATAAACCTGTCATCATCACCGGGCTCGTCATCGTGTTTATCTCGCTGATGCTCTTTCCCGTCTGGCAAACGTTCTGGTTCTGGTTTATCTTGCGAATCATCGTCGGGATTGCCGATAACCTGATTCATTTTTCCACACAGGTCTGGATTTCCACCACGAGCCCAAAAGAAGTCAGGGGCAGGCAGCTGGCGATTTATGGCCTCGCCTTCGGTCTTGGCTTCGGGATAGGTCCGATGATGACCAGGCTTTTGACCTTCAGCGAATACTTGCCCTTTATCATCGCCAGTGCTGCCAGTCTCGTTGCGCTGTTGTTTATGATTCGTCTTCGAAATGAATACCCGGCAAGTGATTTCGAGACGGCTTCAAAGCTCGGCACACTCATTCGTTACCGGAAAGTTCTCTCCATGGCATGGTTCGCTCTGCTACCGGGGTTTGCCTACGGGTATATGGAAGCTTCCCTTCACGGGAATTATCCGGTATACGCGATGCGGATGGGCATGGATTTATCGTTCGTCACATTGTTCCTCTTACCTGGATTTGTGTTCGGCAGCCTGATCACTCAGCTGCCACTCGGCATGCTCAGTGACCGCCTGGGACGGAGTAAGGTGCTGATGGGGATTATGGGGATCGGCAGCGTCTTGTTTTACAGCATGACCTTCGTCGAGGAGAGTCAGTGGCTCTTATTCACGCTCTTTGCAGCGTCTGGAATGCTGCTGGGATCTTCTTTTTCTCTTGGCATTGCGTACCTGGCAGATCTCGTACCCGCTAATCTGTTGCCCACCGGGAACGTGATGACAGCAGTCCTGTTTGCTGTGGGGAGTATGACGGGCCCTGTTGTCGGAGGTTTTCTGATCGAAGTCATTGGTGAGGGGGCTGTGTATTATTCCATCAGTCTGATGCTGTTGACGATGTTCACAGCAGGGATTGTTTTTCATATGCGGATGCCGGTGAAAACAGAGCAGGCAGCTTCATAAAGAAAACTTGGCTTCTCGCCAAGCTTAAATGGCGAAAGCCTTCGTTTCACTTATACGTCAATCCTTTAGCGAACGTAAACATTCTTATGATGTATAAAAACAAAGAACCCGGAGCGTTGTGAAATGACAACGTCCGGGTTTTGCTTTGTTTATTTATATAATTCTTTAATCACATCATATGGCTTCGAAGAGTTCAGATTCTTGTGCATCACGCCCGTCGGTTTTGTCTTCATGGTCCCGGTATAAATCTTGACGGTTTCTGCCTCACCGATCACATACACCTGATCCCAGTTGCGGTCGCGCCTGAAATTCTCCACCCGTTCATTCATGTCTTTATAAAATCTGGACAGGTTCTCTTTGAATCGCTGCTGGAATTTATCAACGTGGGTAGCACCTGATGCCATACGGTCCGATGACGCCATGCCATCTGAGAGAACCCATTCTTCTTTCCCTGAATCAAACTCATACGATTTCACTTCATGAAGCTCTCCAAGCGACGTATCGATAATCTTGACCTCATCCATGTTGGGCAGGATGATCCCGGTTCTTGGATATTCACGCTGAATGTCCTCCAAAGGTTCGAGTACCGGTCTGTTTTCCCAATGAAAGCTTGTATTTACCGGTACTTGAAGGTAATGCACGCTGAAGAGATCCGCCGCGTCGGATGCAAAGATGACAACACTTCTCAGCAAGTCCGTGCGGTTATTTTGAATTTCTTTATCGACTTTTTTACTGAGTTTGTTAAAACTCTTCAATTCTGTTTCGTTGTTCGCTGCTTCAAGATATTCGCGAATTCGTTTGATCCCATTTTTTAAATGAATTTGCCATTCACCTTTTTGCTGGTCCTGATCGGAGCGGTCTGTATTGAGATAGACGGAAAATACTGCATCATGTTCGAACTCTAAAGCTTTTAATTCCTCTAGTTCGTTTCTTAGTGCCATGTGAATACCTCCTGTAAATTACAATCTATTCTTACTATTTCCATAACTCCTCCAGCGGTAAACATCAATTCGTGAGATCCATTGGAATTGAAACGAAAGAGCTATTCCTGCTCTTAGGAATAGCTCCGATATCATTGTTCTTCTTTAGTTTCTTCGAGCAACTCACGTTCATTTGCCCGGGTCTCAAGCTTGTTTTTGACGACTTTGACCTCATCAAAAGCATCCTGCACGGTTTCGAGCAGGTCAAACAGATGGCCTTTCATGTTCTGCGAGCTTTCTGAGATCTGTTCAAAATCTTTTGTTGCCGCTTCAACAATCGCCTGTACTTTCTCTGCAGAAGACGATAACTGTTCCACTACATCATCGCGATTGTTACTGATTACCTGTACCCAGTGCTTTGTCGTGTCCACTGAGTGAACCACCTTCTCGCGCGCCTTCGGATTCGACGCCACGTAGGCTCCCCCGGCTACAGCAGTCAACACCGAACCGGCAACTACCCATTTCTTCATGCTCATTCCCTCGACAACTCCCTTCAAATCTGTTGTGATCGCTTCCTGTTTATTCTATCAAGAAACACGCCGATGTGAAAGAAGATTCACAAAATTGCTCAATCCTTCTGAGGAACAGCATAGCGCCAGATGTCTTCCTCACTGACAGAAAGCTCAAGACGGGATTCAAGGAGATCCAGATGCCCCAACGTCTCAGAGAAGGTTAATCCCGGCTGCCGATCGTACAGTCCTTTATACATTTTCCGGGTCACCCCCACAGCCGTCATCACTTCCTGACCGATCAATGATTTCAAATACGCTGCTTTTTGATCCTGTTCATACAGCCGTTTCTGAATCAGTGCTGCCGGTTCGAGCACTGGTTCCCCGTGACCGGAATAGACCTTACTCGCACTCAGACATTTCTTCATCGCCTCGCGGTATTGAAGCAGCGTGCGTGGACGTTCACCTCCGGGTTCATGGGGCGGTTCAAGGAGCGCATTCGACGAGATATGCCGGATCAGATGGTCCCCGGCTACCATGACCTGATCATTGTCGCGCATCAGTGACAAATGAGTCTGAGCATGACCGAGGGTTTCCATGACGTGCCAGCCAGGTAAACCATCCAGCCTGTCCCCATCATGAAGGGGAACATTCAACGGTGCGACCTCGGCATATGTCATGTATTTCAGGTTCTGATTGACGATTGCTGAAGCACTCGCTTCATCCATCCCGTGCCGCTTATAGAAATGGTCAAGATACGCAATGCGCTGCTTCAGAAAGTCCGGATGATGGGCAGGATCAAGCCATGGAATCAGCCGATGATGCCCTGCGACTTTCGTAGATTCCGCCACTTCGGCAGTTAAGCCGATATGATCCGGATGATGATGCGTCAAAAGAAGATAATCCAGGTCCTTGAACGATACACCATACTTTCGCAGGCCGGCCTTCAGCTGCTCTCTGGCTTCTGCGGTTTTCGGTCCAGTGTCCACCAGTATCAACGCATCTGAAAAGATCAAATAGACATTCA
This Salisediminibacterium beveridgei DNA region includes the following protein-coding sequences:
- the yfkAB gene encoding radical SAM/CxCxxxxC motif protein YfkAB; its protein translation is MTHKISNTSAQDPWEAYEDIRIHGKPVLSNIEITTTHLCNMRCEHCAVGYGLLTKDPDPLPLELIIRRLDDVKHLRAFSITGGEPMMSVRQVKEYVIPLLKYAKERGAKTQINSNLTMPFERYEWILPYLDVLHISHNYGSKDDFADIGFAVMDRKPGLEQRYTVFETMVANAKALSSKGLMLSAETMINNRTLPHLEKIHDQIIAMGCQRHEVHPMYPASFAEHLPVADLKEIRKGIHRLLDYRNPDTWMLFGTLPFYPCSQDDDDLKLLQRLNETKNVTVRNDPDGRSRLNVNLFDGSILVTDFAAEGKVGNILNTSLEEAYDKWKKTALAKSLDCHCPAVSCLGPNLLVKNAYYPDVDFLQRKNRITYD
- a CDS encoding VLRF1 family aeRF1-type release factor; its protein translation is MALRNELEELKALEFEHDAVFSVYLNTDRSDQDQQKGEWQIHLKNGIKRIREYLEAANNETELKSFNKLSKKVDKEIQNNRTDLLRSVVIFASDAADLFSVHYLQVPVNTSFHWENRPVLEPLEDIQREYPRTGIILPNMDEVKIIDTSLGELHEVKSYEFDSGKEEWVLSDGMASSDRMASGATHVDKFQQRFKENLSRFYKDMNERVENFRRDRNWDQVYVIGEAETVKIYTGTMKTKPTGVMHKNLNSSKPYDVIKELYK
- a CDS encoding SE1561 family protein, producing MKKRGANDMNDQPKVNKLEELHNRMEKLSEMLDELDPEKTEVEDIDRLLLMLDDLEKQCQHYREQ
- a CDS encoding MFS transporter, producing MSTLSHQEENSPVYRYWVLVGMVSIAGFSQGMLLPVLSVMLEGTGISSSANGFNAAALYIGIILISPFIEAPVRKHGYKPVIITGLVIVFISLMLFPVWQTFWFWFILRIIVGIADNLIHFSTQVWISTTSPKEVRGRQLAIYGLAFGLGFGIGPMMTRLLTFSEYLPFIIASAASLVALLFMIRLRNEYPASDFETASKLGTLIRYRKVLSMAWFALLPGFAYGYMEASLHGNYPVYAMRMGMDLSFVTLFLLPGFVFGSLITQLPLGMLSDRLGRSKVLMGIMGIGSVLFYSMTFVEESQWLLFTLFAASGMLLGSSFSLGIAYLADLVPANLLPTGNVMTAVLFAVGSMTGPVVGGFLIEVIGEGAVYYSISLMLLTMFTAGIVFHMRMPVKTEQAAS
- a CDS encoding MBL fold metallo-hydrolase yields the protein MTELWHDHQNQIKEITIDTPFQVGPVNVYLIFSDALILVDTGPKTAEAREQLKAGLRKYGVSFKDLDYLLLTHHHPDHIGLTAEVAESTKVAGHHRLIPWLDPAHHPDFLKQRIAYLDHFYKRHGMDEASASAIVNQNLKYMTYAEVAPLNVPLHDGDRLDGLPGWHVMETLGHAQTHLSLMRDNDQVMVAGDHLIRHISSNALLEPPHEPGGERPRTLLQYREAMKKCLSASKVYSGHGEPVLEPAALIQKRLYEQDQKAAYLKSLIGQEVMTAVGVTRKMYKGLYDRQPGLTFSETLGHLDLLESRLELSVSEEDIWRYAVPQKD
- a CDS encoding MATE family efflux transporter; amino-acid sequence: MQAKSYDFTEGSIMKKMILFSSPIFLTNVLQTSYQLVDSLWVGNLLGASALGAISISGVVVFTILSFIIGLNTSALTILSQYKGAKDDKGLAKALNAFVVTLGLLTLLVGIIGFFLSETILGWMGTPEEILPMAALYLRINFAGVLFLFGYNFIATVLRSLGDSKTPVRFVAMALLLNSVLDPLFIYVFDWGIAGAGIATIVSQGSAFTYGLIFSIRRAGVPFTMPRLPETALMKKIFKLGLPSGMSMVVISAGVLAIMTVVTSFGESTVAGFGAAQRLDSLVMLPALTLGSALNAMAGQNIGAGKWDRVGEITRSGLILIAVVSVTICTLVFLNAGFLIRMFVDDPDTIAFGERYVRTVALFYPFLGINFVLNGVIRAAGGMFQVFVLNVISFWILRFPLTWLFATLYGEVGIGMGMAASLLLSSLIAIGYYKLGNWRDIKVLEEK